In a genomic window of Passer domesticus isolate bPasDom1 chromosome 3, bPasDom1.hap1, whole genome shotgun sequence:
- the LOC135297542 gene encoding protein PET117 homolog, mitochondrial has protein sequence MSRGSRLALAVSALLSAAVVAAVHIQQRRELERLRSGVVRDLERQRQKKENVRLLEEQIALTKQLTEERDKALMEKRSQQS, from the exons ATGTCGCGGGGCTCCCGCCTGGCGCTGGCCGTCTCCGCGCTGCTCTCCGCCGCCGTCGTGGCGGCCGTGCACATCCAGCAGCGCCGGGAGCTGGAG AGGCTGCGAAGTGGCGTTGTCAGAGATCTTGAGCGGCAGAGGCAGAAAAAGGAGAACGTTCGCCTGTTAGAAGAGCAGATTGCTCTGACAAAGCAGCTCACTGAAGAGAGAGACAAGGCGCTGATGGAAAAACGCTCCCAGCAGTCCTAG
- the OVOL2 gene encoding transcription factor Ovo-like 2 — MPRAFLVKRRSPQPAVRSWDGLPDEERADTYIPGGIGCVLLGYEDSCSLESSGSSGTRDAEPSDPPTPQPAPGELGTGGGMLLDLAVKRPMVRSKIKFTTGTCSDAALHSCELCGKGFRLQRMLNRHIKCHSQVKRHLCTFCGKGFNDTFDLKRHVRTHTGIRPYKCEVCNKAFTQRCSLESHLKKIHGVQQQYAYKQRRDKLYVCEDCGYTGPTQEDLYLHVSGVHPGSAFLKKTSKKLAAVLQTKLSPVLQRNSKEDGKDE; from the exons ATGCCCAGAGCCTTCCTGGTGAAGCGCCGCAGCCCGCAGCCGGCGGTGCGCAGCTGGGATGGGCTGCCCGACGAGGAGAGAGCCGACACCTACATCCCAG GCGGGATCGGCTGCGTGCTGCTGGGCTACGAGgacagctgcagcctggagagcagcggcagcagcgggaCCCGGGACGCCGAGCCCAGCGACCCCCCGACGCCCCAGCCTGCCCCCGGCGAGCTGGGCACGGGCGGGGGGATGCTGCTGGACCTGGCCGTCAAGCGGCCCATGGTCAGGTCCAAAATCAAG TTCACcactggcacctgcagcgacgCTGCCCTGCATAGCTGCGAGCTGTGTGGCAAAGGCTTTCGCCTGCAGAGGATGCTCAACCGCCACATCAAGTGCCACAGCCAGGTGAAGAGACACTTGTGCACCTTCTGTGGAAAAGGCTTCAACGACACCTTTGATCTGAAGAGGCATGTCCGGACCCATACTG GCATCCGTCCCTACAAGTGCGAGGTGTGCAACAAGGCCTTCACGCAGCGCTGCTCGCTGGAGTCGCACCTGAAGAAGATCCACGGCGTGCAGCAGCAGTACGCCTACAAGCAGAGGAGGGACAAGCTCTACGTGTGCGAGGACTGCGGCTACACGGGCCCCACGCAGGAGGACCTGTACCTGCACGTCAGCGGCGTGCACCCCGGCAGCGCCTTCCTgaagaaaacctccaaaaaactCGCAGCTGTTCTGCAAACCAAACTCAGCCCCGTCCTGCAGAGGAACTCCAAAGAGGACGGCAAGGACGAGTGA
- the MGME1 gene encoding mitochondrial genome maintenance exonuclease 1 codes for MQFLQILSRKPGSLEVLFQIPFCQKQFPYTCLSTSACVYSKRKKGNSYDQVDQEKYKNLVHSVTSYKTSAQTPETILEEDNLLYGPPAKHTAPVKAGARAPKNWVPLMNPSKRILPVSSDPNVPMKIGLQRTKMPSVTRILQQTLSPQQVFYLERWKQKMIEELGKEGFEEYTKNLFLQGELFHSALESILLSEETAARDQGEDDVVAGYLSSVEHVLEDIHEVKALESGVHHETLQYLGLVDCVAKYRGQLCVIDWKTSEKPKPSLQNTYDNPLQVAAYIGAINHDANYDFQVRCGLIVVAYKDGSPAHPHFMDPDLCSQYWNKWLLRLEEYKDKN; via the exons ATGCAATTCCTACAGATCCTGTCCAGGAAGCCAGGGAGCCTGGAAGTGCTTTTTCAAATACCATTTTGCCAAAAGCAGTTCCCATACACGTGTCTGTCTACCTCTGCATGTGTTtatagcaaaaggaaaaaaggaaacagttATGACCAAGTTGACCAAGAAAAATACAAGAACTTGGTCCACTCTGTTACATCTTACAAAACCAGCGCCCAAACACCAGAGACAATACTTGAGGAAGACAACTTGTTATATGGGCCACCAGCTAAACACACAGCTCCAGTAAAAGCTGGGGCAAGAGCTCCCAAGAACTGGGTTCCTTTAATGAACCCCAGCAAGAGAATTCTTCCTGTCAGCAGTGATCCAAACGTGCCCATGAAAATCGGGTTGCAGAGAACGAAGATGCCCAGTGTCACCCGCATCCTTCAACAAACCCTCTCTCCTCAGCAAGTCTTCTATCTGGAAAGATGGAAGCAGAAAATGATAGAGGAGCTTGGAAAAGAGGGATTTGAAGAGTACACCAAAA atctttttctccaaggagagcTCTTCCATTCAGCTTTGGAATCGATACTCCTGTCTGAGGAGACAGCAGCTAGGGACCAGGGTGAAGATGATGTCGTGGCTGGCTACTTATCCAGTGTGGAACATGTCTTGGAAGACATCCATGAGGTGAAGGCTCTGGAGAGTGGAGTTCACCACGAGACCCTGCAGTACCTGGGCCTGGTCGACTGCGTGGCCAAGTATCG GGGCCAGCTGTGTGTGATCGACTGGAAAACTTCCGAGAAGCCAAAGCCATCTCTGCAGAATACTTATGACAACCCATTACAGGTTGCAGCATATATTGGAGCCATAAATCATGATGCCAATTATGACTTCCAG GTTCGCTGTGGGCTCATTGTGGTCGCCTACAAGGACGGCTCTCCGGCACACCCGCATTTCATGGACCCTGACCTGTGCTCTCAGTACTGGAATAAGTGGCTCTTGCGCCTGGAGGAGTACAAGGACAAAAACTGA